One Phycisphaeraceae bacterium genomic window carries:
- a CDS encoding DUF2958 domain-containing protein produces MQLLTASLRRSLPPIYGTENTKDPLARVRFFTTWSCWTWYVIEFDGEDECYGLVDGFEIELGSFSLKELESIAGPMGLRVERDLHFKPVRLSVLQAELEAARRGAVMS; encoded by the coding sequence ATGCAACTCCTGACCGCATCGCTGCGACGATCGCTCCCGCCCATCTACGGGACGGAAAACACCAAGGACCCGCTTGCGCGGGTCCGCTTCTTCACCACCTGGTCTTGCTGGACCTGGTATGTGATCGAATTCGACGGCGAGGACGAGTGCTACGGCCTCGTCGACGGGTTCGAGATCGAGCTTGGCTCATTCTCACTCAAGGAGCTCGAATCGATCGCCGGCCCGATGGGGCTCCGCGTTGAGCGGGACCTGCACTTCAAGCCCGTGCGGCTGAGCGTGCTCCAGGCCGAGCTCGAAGCGGCCCGAAGAGGGGCGGTGATGTCATGA
- a CDS encoding relaxase domain-containing protein, with the protein MLRIHQCRSAAAAQSYFTQGLAREDYYTEGLEIAGAWQGRAAERLGLLKYHDGAVERDAFAALTENRHPRTGERLTLRHKDNRTVGYDMNFHAPKGVSLLHAVHKDSRIADAFRTSVRETMQEIERHAETRVRKGGADDNRLTGNLVWADFVHLTARPTVAADGPDPHLHAHCFVMNCTWDRAEDSWKAGQFRGIKRDAPYYEAAFHARFARRLEDLGYAIERTPTGWDLKDIPRTLVEKYSTRTVEIEAFAAEKGITDPRQKGELGARTRKAKDRTLSAAELAQRWERRLDDRERSLLRSIHDRGHPPPPPPPSETPTDPTPLLPGDGARERAAAKEAVDHAIAHCFERKSALPEVRLVEQALRFGVGRVGVEDAWAEVRGRTMLSRTIDGQTFVTTREVLAQERAMLAFAVGGKGTCAPARERLLCRTPGWEPSKPLSDDQQKAVDHVLDSTDRVVAIRGAAGVGKTTMTLEAVGALRAAGLAVMVVAPTAAASRGADGLRGKGLATADTVAKLLSDPKMQAGLKGGVLWVDEAGLLGVGTMLRLSQLADQHDARVVVCGDARQHRPVEAGDALRVLESHGGIAPVELTTIRRQRGMYREAVAAIAEGNLDKGLDRLEKLNAFVEIDDTARRDRAAAHDYLTALVNGKTAMIVSPTHAEGERVARAVREAQRESGMLRGEDREFIRLRDLNWSEAQRADPAMYGRDEGASAAPALVAHFHQGAKGVVAGDRCEILGTRPRPGDGSLAVIARTPRGVEIELPIADADRFQVFAQEKISLAAGDRIRVTRNGRLDEGRSRVTNGDVCEVKGFTKDGHLKIERNGREQTLPRGYGHIAYGSVSTSHAAQGRDVDLAILVQSSASFAAGSDAQFYVSVSRGKQGLRIYTDDIAELKEAIRRSADRLSAVEVADGVAPKQTMLKAPGRDAPIEKTPERSETKKPDPPSIETMRDAARLHRLGREARERLERFERERPPQTRAAPPTPTPKPPKPPKPSRNPDHTRDQSRRRDEGRGKERGYER; encoded by the coding sequence ATGCTTCGGATACACCAGTGCCGGAGCGCGGCGGCTGCGCAGTCGTATTTCACGCAGGGGCTCGCGCGAGAGGACTACTACACCGAGGGGCTCGAGATCGCGGGCGCCTGGCAGGGCCGGGCCGCCGAGCGGCTGGGCCTCCTCAAATACCACGACGGCGCCGTCGAACGCGACGCCTTCGCCGCGCTCACCGAGAACCGCCACCCGCGCACGGGTGAGCGCCTGACGCTGCGGCACAAGGACAACCGCACGGTCGGCTACGACATGAACTTCCACGCCCCCAAGGGGGTCTCGCTCCTGCACGCCGTGCACAAGGACTCGCGCATCGCCGATGCGTTCCGCACTTCGGTGCGTGAGACGATGCAGGAGATCGAGCGCCACGCGGAGACGCGTGTGCGCAAGGGCGGGGCGGACGACAACCGCCTGACGGGCAACCTCGTCTGGGCGGACTTCGTGCACCTGACCGCCCGACCGACCGTCGCCGCCGACGGACCGGATCCGCATCTGCACGCCCACTGCTTCGTCATGAACTGCACCTGGGATCGCGCGGAGGATTCGTGGAAGGCGGGTCAGTTCCGGGGCATCAAGCGCGACGCGCCGTACTACGAGGCGGCGTTCCACGCGCGGTTCGCCCGCCGGCTCGAAGACCTGGGATACGCCATCGAGCGCACGCCCACGGGCTGGGACCTGAAGGACATTCCCCGCACGCTGGTCGAGAAGTACTCGACGCGCACGGTCGAGATCGAGGCCTTCGCCGCCGAGAAGGGCATCACCGACCCGAGGCAGAAGGGCGAGCTCGGGGCGCGCACGCGCAAGGCGAAGGACAGGACGCTGTCCGCCGCCGAACTCGCCCAGCGCTGGGAGAGGCGGCTCGACGACCGCGAGCGCTCGCTGCTCCGATCGATCCACGATCGCGGCCATCCCCCGCCCCCGCCGCCGCCTTCCGAAACACCCACCGATCCAACCCCGCTCCTACCCGGGGACGGCGCCCGCGAGCGCGCCGCCGCGAAGGAAGCGGTGGATCACGCGATCGCGCACTGCTTCGAGCGCAAATCGGCGCTGCCCGAGGTCCGCTTGGTCGAGCAGGCGCTGCGGTTCGGGGTGGGCCGCGTCGGGGTCGAGGACGCGTGGGCCGAGGTGCGCGGCCGCACGATGCTCTCGCGCACCATCGACGGCCAGACCTTCGTCACGACCAGGGAGGTCCTCGCTCAGGAGCGCGCCATGCTCGCCTTCGCGGTCGGGGGCAAGGGGACCTGCGCGCCGGCGCGCGAGCGGCTCCTGTGCCGCACGCCCGGCTGGGAGCCCTCGAAGCCGCTCTCCGACGATCAGCAGAAAGCCGTGGATCATGTGCTCGACTCGACCGACCGCGTCGTCGCGATCCGCGGCGCCGCGGGCGTGGGCAAGACGACCATGACGCTCGAAGCCGTGGGCGCGCTGCGGGCCGCGGGGCTTGCCGTGATGGTGGTGGCCCCCACCGCCGCCGCCTCGCGCGGGGCAGACGGCCTGCGCGGCAAGGGGCTCGCGACCGCCGACACGGTGGCGAAGCTGCTCTCGGACCCCAAGATGCAGGCCGGGCTCAAGGGCGGCGTGCTGTGGGTGGACGAGGCGGGGCTGCTGGGCGTCGGGACCATGCTGCGGCTCTCGCAGCTCGCCGATCAGCACGACGCGCGGGTGGTGGTCTGCGGCGACGCGCGCCAGCACCGGCCGGTCGAGGCGGGTGATGCGCTGCGCGTGCTCGAATCCCACGGCGGGATCGCGCCCGTCGAGCTCACCACCATCCGCCGCCAGCGCGGGATGTACCGGGAGGCCGTCGCGGCCATCGCCGAGGGGAACCTCGACAAGGGCCTCGATCGCCTGGAGAAGCTCAACGCGTTCGTCGAGATCGACGACACGGCCAGACGCGACCGAGCCGCGGCGCACGACTACCTCACCGCGCTGGTGAACGGGAAGACGGCGATGATCGTCTCCCCGACGCACGCCGAGGGCGAGCGCGTCGCCCGCGCCGTGCGCGAGGCCCAGCGCGAGAGCGGCATGCTCAGAGGCGAGGACCGGGAGTTCATCCGCCTGCGCGACCTCAACTGGAGCGAGGCCCAGCGCGCCGACCCCGCGATGTACGGCCGCGACGAGGGCGCGAGCGCCGCGCCCGCGCTGGTCGCCCACTTCCATCAAGGGGCGAAGGGCGTCGTCGCCGGGGACCGCTGCGAGATCCTGGGGACGCGTCCCCGCCCCGGGGATGGATCGCTCGCGGTGATCGCCCGCACGCCGCGCGGCGTCGAGATCGAGCTCCCCATCGCCGACGCCGACCGCTTCCAGGTGTTCGCGCAGGAGAAGATTTCATTGGCCGCCGGGGACCGCATCCGCGTCACGCGCAACGGGCGCCTCGACGAGGGCCGCTCGCGCGTCACCAACGGCGACGTCTGCGAGGTGAAGGGCTTCACGAAGGACGGGCACCTGAAGATCGAACGCAACGGGCGCGAGCAGACGCTCCCGCGCGGATACGGGCACATCGCCTACGGCAGCGTCAGCACCTCGCACGCCGCCCAGGGCAGGGATGTCGACCTCGCGATCCTCGTCCAGTCCTCGGCGTCGTTCGCGGCGGGCAGCGACGCGCAGTTCTATGTCTCGGTGAGCCGCGGCAAGCAGGGCCTCAGGATCTACACCGACGACATCGCCGAGCTCAAGGAGGCGATCCGCCGCAGCGCCGACCGGCTCTCCGCCGTCGAGGTCGCCGACGGGGTCGCCCCGAAACAGACCATGCTCAAAGCGCCCGGACGCGACGCGCCGATCGAGAAGACGCCGGAGCGATCGGAGACGAAGAAGCCCGACCCGCCGAGCATCGAGACGATGCGCGACGCGGCGCGCCTGCACCGCCTGGGCAGGGAAGCCCGCGAACGCCTGGAGCGTTTCGAGCGCGAGCGGCCGCCGCAGACCCGCGCAGCGCCCCCGACGCCGACACCGAAACCCCCGAAACCTCCGAAACCATCGAGGAACCCGGACCACACGCGGGATCAGAGCCGCCGGCGCGACGAGGGCCGGGGAAAGGAGCGCGGTTATGAGCGATGA
- a CDS encoding DUF2130 domain-containing protein, with protein sequence MSEPTIACPKCKTEIKLTESLAGPLIESTRREYEQQIAARDAEFTEREKAIKEQQAAVVRAQQSIEEQVAAKLKIERASIASAEAKKAREALADELAKVREDKEATDALLKDRDAKLAEARKNELELRQARQRLQEEKDRFELDKQRAIDAERAKIREAAQKDADEQARLRIAEKDKTITDLQAKLQDALRKAEQGSQQLQGEIQELELEAILRDKFPHDSIEPVPKGQFGGDTLHRVFGPNGQPCGSILWESKRTKNWSDAWLTKLREDMRAAKAEVAVVVSQVLPKDTDSFNLIDGVWVTSFKCAVPVAMALRHTLIELAASRVAGEGQQTKMEMVYQYLTGPRFRHRVQAIVEKFSDMQDDLDKERKTMTRLWAKREEQIRGVIESTAGMYGDLQGIAGKTLQEIEGLEIKMLENSEAQL encoded by the coding sequence ATGTCCGAACCGACCATCGCCTGTCCGAAGTGCAAGACTGAGATCAAACTCACCGAGTCGCTCGCGGGCCCGCTCATCGAGTCGACGCGCCGCGAGTATGAGCAGCAAATCGCAGCGCGAGATGCGGAGTTCACTGAGCGGGAGAAGGCGATCAAGGAACAGCAAGCGGCGGTCGTTCGCGCCCAGCAGTCGATCGAGGAGCAAGTCGCTGCGAAGCTGAAGATCGAGCGCGCAAGCATTGCTTCAGCCGAGGCCAAGAAGGCCCGGGAGGCCTTGGCCGACGAACTTGCCAAGGTGCGAGAGGACAAAGAGGCCACAGACGCGTTGCTCAAAGATCGCGACGCAAAGCTTGCAGAAGCCAGGAAGAACGAGCTGGAGTTGCGTCAGGCGCGGCAGCGGCTCCAAGAAGAGAAGGACCGGTTCGAGCTCGACAAGCAGCGCGCGATCGACGCCGAGCGAGCGAAGATCCGCGAGGCTGCACAGAAGGACGCCGATGAGCAGGCACGGCTGCGGATCGCAGAGAAAGATAAGACGATCACGGATCTTCAGGCCAAGCTGCAGGATGCGCTGCGAAAGGCCGAGCAAGGGTCTCAGCAGCTCCAAGGAGAGATTCAGGAGTTGGAGCTAGAGGCAATCCTGCGCGACAAGTTTCCCCACGACAGCATCGAGCCGGTCCCGAAAGGACAGTTTGGCGGCGACACGCTCCACCGGGTCTTTGGTCCGAACGGGCAGCCGTGCGGATCGATTCTCTGGGAGTCAAAGAGGACGAAGAACTGGAGTGACGCTTGGCTTACCAAGCTGCGCGAAGACATGCGCGCAGCCAAAGCCGAGGTCGCCGTGGTGGTGTCGCAGGTGCTCCCTAAGGATACCGACTCATTCAACCTTATCGACGGCGTGTGGGTGACGTCGTTCAAGTGCGCGGTGCCGGTCGCCATGGCTCTCCGTCACACGCTCATCGAGCTTGCCGCGAGCCGAGTCGCTGGCGAGGGGCAGCAGACGAAAATGGAGATGGTCTACCAGTATCTCACGGGGCCGCGTTTCCGACATCGGGTCCAAGCGATCGTGGAGAAGTTCAGCGACATGCAGGACGATCTCGACAAAGAGCGCAAGACGATGACAAGGCTGTGGGCAAAGCGCGAGGAGCAGATTCGCGGCGTGATCGAGTCCACGGCCGGAATGTACGGCGATCTCCAGGGAATCGCCGGAAAGACGCTCCAAGAGATCGAAGGCCTAGAAATCAAGATGCTCGAGAATTCCGAGGCCCAGCTTTGA
- a CDS encoding AAA family ATPase, with protein MRFHEIKIRNVRGIRSLDIEFNGQSGVIFGSNGTGKSTVVDAIDFLLTGDIRRLTGRRGASLREHGAHLLSDNQDRYVEATVAIPGRDGLVRISRSLAQPQILEYPADAELEVKRCVSAAAQRQYMLTRADILAFIAAVPKTRAEMVQAVLNLDSIEKIRQSLVRAANTSRSSFETSRAARVAAEGQLAGSLGLDGYGQEPVIDAVNRFRAALDGLAVERIDDAKRDLAPPQAAGERVSSPTPLADVELLGRSITLASRDSIDKIDESLGRHLAILRSNAADIEAAQRIEFLERAMLIVEGVQVCPVCDTTWPDGALSNMVQGKLDRGRSLLEPLEQVRISADGLIRWIGGHVEAVARLLAHPTDILPEPTRNLLLEYQLKILSLRDALSHVLSMAPLQEEASSRLSDRLNLAALHEALRELYRDLLERTKSDPRQTAWDALTRAEENWRTLKRCESTEAASKKLSEDADALRAAFIQARDGVLTDLYNAVRDRFVSFYKQVHAPDESGFTADIRPTDAGIELEVDFYGLTRAAPFALHSEGHQDSMGLCLFLALVERADAASLGFRVLDDVVMSVDIGHRNGVARLLTQLADQSQFIITTHDQVWTKQLQNAGCVTSRTCTRLLTWSVNTGPVARFDPDFLDDAYASLERHDVSNAAQDLRHGLEGFFQFAADSLRAKIPFSLAGRYDMGQVSSACISRLKELTKSAKNAANSWNQSARVAELSQIESAQAAALGQSNAEQWAINPNVHFNQDMNMADSEFRNVVDAFAGVRDLFCCPECRGLMAVIFEGATESAVKCPCGKTNWNLKAKPRENR; from the coding sequence GTGAGGTTTCACGAAATCAAGATACGTAATGTACGTGGTATCCGCTCGTTAGATATCGAGTTTAATGGCCAATCCGGGGTGATCTTTGGGAGCAACGGTACCGGCAAAAGTACCGTAGTCGACGCGATCGACTTTCTGTTGACAGGCGATATCCGCAGGCTTACAGGTCGCCGGGGGGCATCGCTTCGTGAGCATGGCGCACACCTGCTCTCCGACAACCAAGACCGATACGTCGAAGCCACGGTCGCAATCCCCGGGCGGGACGGATTGGTCCGGATAAGCCGATCATTAGCGCAGCCCCAGATCTTGGAATACCCAGCCGACGCCGAGTTAGAAGTGAAACGCTGTGTCTCTGCGGCGGCACAGCGTCAGTACATGCTCACCCGTGCAGATATTCTCGCCTTCATCGCGGCCGTTCCGAAGACTCGTGCTGAGATGGTCCAGGCTGTCTTGAATCTGGATTCCATCGAGAAAATCCGACAATCGCTCGTCCGGGCTGCGAACACATCGCGCAGTTCCTTTGAAACCAGTCGAGCAGCTCGCGTTGCAGCCGAAGGGCAGTTGGCGGGCTCCCTTGGACTCGATGGATATGGACAAGAGCCGGTGATCGACGCTGTTAACCGATTTCGGGCCGCTCTTGACGGTCTTGCCGTGGAGCGGATCGATGACGCGAAGCGCGATCTCGCGCCGCCGCAGGCTGCCGGAGAACGTGTGAGCTCGCCGACGCCGTTGGCCGATGTCGAGCTTCTTGGCCGTTCTATCACATTGGCATCACGAGACAGCATCGACAAAATCGATGAATCGCTAGGGCGCCATCTCGCGATACTACGGTCGAACGCGGCTGACATCGAAGCCGCTCAGAGGATCGAGTTCCTCGAACGAGCGATGCTAATCGTGGAAGGCGTCCAAGTGTGCCCGGTATGTGATACCACATGGCCGGACGGCGCTCTGTCGAACATGGTGCAGGGAAAGCTAGATCGAGGGCGCTCGCTCTTGGAGCCACTTGAACAGGTTCGCATTTCGGCCGATGGTCTCATTCGGTGGATTGGTGGTCACGTCGAGGCTGTGGCCCGACTCCTTGCGCACCCGACGGACATTCTGCCCGAACCTACGCGAAATCTCTTGTTGGAGTACCAGCTCAAGATCCTTTCGCTCCGAGACGCCTTGTCGCATGTGCTCAGTATGGCACCTCTTCAAGAGGAGGCTTCTTCGCGCCTAAGTGATCGACTCAATTTGGCCGCGCTTCATGAAGCCCTTCGTGAGCTCTACCGGGATCTTCTGGAACGAACCAAGAGCGACCCACGGCAGACGGCTTGGGATGCGTTGACCCGTGCTGAAGAGAATTGGAGAACACTTAAACGGTGTGAGTCCACCGAGGCCGCGTCGAAGAAGCTGAGCGAAGATGCAGATGCACTTCGAGCCGCCTTCATTCAGGCTCGCGATGGCGTGCTGACCGATCTTTATAATGCCGTACGAGACCGCTTTGTCTCCTTCTATAAGCAGGTCCATGCTCCGGACGAGAGCGGATTTACCGCTGACATCCGACCTACCGATGCTGGCATCGAACTTGAAGTCGATTTCTACGGGCTGACGCGAGCGGCCCCGTTCGCTCTCCACAGCGAGGGTCATCAGGACTCGATGGGGCTGTGTCTATTTCTTGCCCTTGTGGAGCGCGCGGACGCGGCATCGTTGGGTTTTCGAGTGCTCGACGATGTGGTGATGTCCGTAGATATCGGGCACCGGAATGGAGTGGCGCGGCTTCTCACGCAGCTCGCTGACCAATCGCAATTTATAATAACAACGCATGATCAAGTCTGGACAAAGCAGTTACAGAATGCCGGATGCGTCACTTCGCGGACGTGCACGCGCTTGCTGACGTGGTCCGTCAACACGGGCCCTGTCGCTCGCTTTGATCCGGACTTCCTGGATGATGCCTACGCCAGCTTGGAACGGCATGACGTTTCCAACGCCGCTCAGGATCTGCGGCACGGGCTTGAGGGCTTCTTCCAGTTCGCTGCGGACTCCCTCCGGGCGAAGATCCCGTTTTCCCTTGCGGGTAGGTACGACATGGGCCAGGTCTCGTCAGCTTGCATCAGCAGGCTCAAGGAGTTGACGAAGAGTGCCAAGAATGCGGCCAATTCGTGGAATCAGTCAGCCCGGGTCGCTGAGCTCAGTCAGATTGAAAGCGCGCAGGCAGCCGCGCTCGGTCAGTCCAATGCTGAACAGTGGGCAATCAACCCGAACGTCCACTTCAATCAGGACATGAACATGGCTGACTCCGAGTTCCGGAATGTCGTAGACGCATTCGCAGGTGTGAGAGATTTGTTTTGTTGTCCGGAGTGTAGAGGTTTGATGGCGGTGATCTTTGAAGGTGCAACCGAGTCTGCGGTAAAGTGTCCTTGTGGCAAGACCAACTGGAACCTTAAGGCCAAGCCAAGAGAGAATCGCTAG
- a CDS encoding type IV toxin-antitoxin system AbiEi family antitoxin domain-containing protein: MDTTTQARILKRVRDGGPDRVFIAKDFLDLGGRAAVDQALARLVRKGALQRVGRGLYHRPRVNPTLGVTVPADPDAVAQAIGRRTGSRVVASPAVAANRLGLSTQVPAQPVYFTDGPSRSLKVGSRVYRMKHVSASRLPQDDDPVQLVLHALRNAGPGGIDDDAAMTLRRRLSPDQRRQLVRRARYAEGWIADAARMIAQAGKDTVRG; encoded by the coding sequence ATGGACACCACCACCCAGGCCAGAATTCTCAAGCGGGTCCGCGACGGCGGGCCTGACCGGGTGTTCATCGCCAAGGATTTCCTCGACCTCGGGGGCCGCGCCGCTGTCGATCAGGCTCTCGCCCGGCTCGTCCGCAAGGGCGCGCTCCAGCGCGTGGGCCGGGGTCTCTACCACCGTCCCCGGGTCAACCCCACGCTGGGCGTCACGGTCCCCGCCGACCCCGATGCCGTGGCCCAGGCCATCGGCCGACGCACCGGGAGCCGGGTCGTCGCGTCCCCGGCTGTGGCCGCAAACCGGCTCGGGCTCTCGACGCAGGTCCCCGCGCAGCCGGTCTACTTCACCGACGGGCCGTCGCGATCGCTCAAGGTGGGGTCCCGCGTCTACCGCATGAAGCATGTCAGCGCGTCCCGCCTGCCTCAGGACGATGACCCGGTCCAGCTCGTCCTTCACGCCCTCCGCAACGCGGGGCCCGGCGGAATCGACGACGATGCCGCGATGACGCTCCGCCGCCGCCTCAGCCCCGACCAGCGCCGCCAGCTCGTGCGCCGCGCCCGCTACGCCGAAGGTTGGATCGCCGACGCGGCCCGCATGATCGCACAAGCAGGGAAGGACACCGTCCGTGGATGA
- a CDS encoding nucleotidyl transferase AbiEii/AbiGii toxin family protein yields the protein MDEVARLPAGDRADLFRASAERRGINPVIVEKDFWVCWTLRRVFALTGSPSGILFKGGTSLSKAFGLIERFSEDIDLVLDRAGLGFVGDRDPANPEISRKARQRLVDELRDACRHAVDSAILPALRQSFEDAFGTASGWKIIADPAGGEDPVLLFAYPSALRRSQARYIHPEVRLEFGARGDLWPEVEASVTPYAAEDFPQPFRAPSTAVRVLAPERTFWEKATILHMLHHFPTERSITGRQSRHYYDLVQMADADAGQHAMKDAGLLAAVADHKHRFFPAAWAKYEEAMPGTLRLAPPDSRLDEIRADYEAMREMMFTEPPSFDDLLARLREVEAQINAQA from the coding sequence GTGGATGAGGTGGCCAGACTCCCGGCGGGCGACCGGGCCGACCTCTTTCGAGCGTCCGCCGAGCGCCGGGGCATCAACCCGGTGATCGTCGAGAAGGACTTCTGGGTGTGCTGGACGCTCCGCCGCGTCTTCGCGCTGACAGGCTCGCCCTCCGGCATCCTCTTCAAAGGCGGCACCTCGCTCTCCAAGGCCTTCGGCCTCATCGAGCGGTTCTCGGAGGACATCGACCTGGTGCTCGACCGGGCGGGGCTGGGGTTTGTCGGCGACCGGGATCCGGCCAACCCTGAAATCTCTCGCAAGGCAAGGCAGCGACTCGTGGACGAGCTCAGGGACGCGTGCCGCCACGCCGTGGACTCGGCGATCCTGCCTGCCCTCCGGCAGAGCTTCGAGGATGCGTTCGGCACGGCGAGCGGCTGGAAAATCATCGCCGATCCGGCCGGAGGGGAAGACCCGGTCCTCCTGTTCGCGTATCCCAGTGCGCTCCGAAGAAGCCAGGCCCGGTACATCCATCCCGAGGTCCGGCTCGAGTTCGGCGCGCGGGGCGATCTATGGCCCGAGGTCGAGGCGAGCGTCACCCCCTACGCGGCGGAAGATTTCCCTCAGCCCTTCCGAGCGCCTTCCACGGCCGTGCGGGTGCTCGCTCCCGAACGCACCTTCTGGGAGAAGGCGACGATCCTGCACATGCTCCATCATTTCCCCACGGAGCGGTCGATCACGGGCCGGCAGTCCCGTCACTACTACGACCTCGTACAGATGGCGGACGCGGACGCAGGTCAACACGCCATGAAAGATGCAGGTCTGCTGGCAGCCGTCGCCGACCACAAGCACCGCTTCTTCCCCGCCGCATGGGCGAAGTATGAGGAGGCAATGCCGGGGACGCTCCGTCTGGCGCCGCCCGATTCACGCCTCGACGAGATCCGGGCTGATTACGAGGCCATGCGCGAGATGATGTTCACCGAGCCACCGTCCTTTGACGACCTACTCGCCCGTCTCCGGGAGGTTGAGGCGCAGATCAACGCCCAGGCGTGA
- a CDS encoding DUF2958 domain-containing protein: protein MMLLPSEIRVTLPPLYATEAEEDPLARVRFFTPWSNWTWYATEFDGEDLFFGLVFGHEVEYGYFSLKELGAVRGPGGLTVERDLHFSPTRLSVIRQRERC from the coding sequence ATGATGCTCCTTCCCTCCGAGATCCGCGTCACGCTCCCGCCGCTCTACGCGACGGAAGCGGAGGAGGACCCGCTGGCCCGGGTCCGGTTCTTCACGCCTTGGAGCAACTGGACCTGGTACGCAACCGAGTTCGACGGCGAGGACCTCTTCTTCGGGCTCGTCTTCGGCCACGAGGTCGAGTACGGCTACTTCAGCCTCAAGGAGCTCGGCGCCGTCCGCGGCCCCGGCGGGCTGACCGTCGAGCGCGACCTTCACTTCTCGCCGACCCGCCTCAGCGTGATCCGCCAGCGGGAACGCTGCTGA